From Bacteroidota bacterium, the proteins below share one genomic window:
- a CDS encoding CusA/CzcA family heavy metal efflux RND transporter, protein MLDKIIAFSIKNKFIIALMTLALIVWGVWSASKLPIDAVPDITNNQVQIITVCPTLAGQEVEQLVTYPIEQSIANLPDLEELRSISRFGLSVITVVFDDKVNIYFARQLINERLKEAESKIPKGVGTPELAPVSTGLGEVYQYIIHPRKGSESKYTAMDLRTMQDWIVARQLYGTAGIAEVNSFGGQLKQYEVAVNPDRLIAMGITIPEIFTALEKNNENTGGAYIDKKPNAYFIRGVGLIGSFDDIKNIVVKTNPNGIPILIKDVAEVHLGSAVRYGAMTYNGEVDAVGGVVMMLKGANSADVVSRIKDKMATIQKSLPKDVVIEPYLDRTDLVNRAISTVEKNLIEGALIVIFVLVLFLGNLRAGLIVASAIPLSMLFALGLMNVFGVSANLMSLGAIDFGLIVDGAVIIVEATLHHLGLRKTIGRLTQQEMDEEVFQSASKIRSSAAFGEIIILIVYIPILSLIGIEGKMFRPMAQTVGFAILGALILSLTYIPMMCAAFLPKNISHKETLSDRMMNFFQRIYAPLLEKAIRFKKVIVGVTVAVFVVSVFLFSRMGGEFIPTLQEGDFAFHCILPQGTSLSQSLETSMQASRLIKEYDEVKMVVGKTGAAEVPTDPMPPEATDMMIILKPQSEWKRDISYDKLAEEFEEKLNTIPGVFFEKNQPIQMRFNELMTGIRQDVAVKIFGENMDTLLSYANKVNAVVQSVDGATEPSVERVAGLPQIVIKYNRSQIANYGLNIEDINHIVSTAFAGGGAGVVYENERKFELVVRLDSTHRNNIDDVSHLYIPTSNGTQIPLSQVAEIKMELGPAQISREDGKRRIVVGFNIKGRDVESVVEDIQKQLNEKVKLPEGYYYTYGGTFENLQAASKRLMIALPVALALIFMLLYFTFSSVKQAALIYTAIPMSAIGGVFALLIRDMPFSISAGIGFIALFGVAVLNGIVLIGTFNQLEKDGMTDILDRIKEGTKIRLRPVLMTATVASLGFLPMALSHGAGAEVQKPLATVVIGGLLTATFLTLFVLPLLYAMFSKIGKSKRIISATAILVFALFSFNAANAQTSTTKTISVEDAISTALKNNLEIQSQQLNVQSSTTLKKSVFELPKTNVNFQFGQYNSINQDKSFQVSQSIPFPTYFTAKSSLYKAELQSSELQQQATASEIKAQVNYWFYQLQYLQTTKRQLQSLDSLYNDFVSAAALRYKTGETNLLEKTTAETKRGQLSQLLKQNETDFATAYNSLKTLMNTSEDFTIIVNENWQPLVLSSSFDTTLIANNPSLKVLYQQAVIAEQNKKLETASTLPDFNVGYFNQSLIGVQSINGVDVNFDGSKRFQGFNVGLSIPITFFSNASKIKSLDYKQQALQKEADNGKLILQNQLQNAFQQYNQNLSQYNYYKSTALPNAEIIISTAKVGFKSGDIGYIEYLQALQTATDVQLNYLQSVNQINQSIININFLTNN, encoded by the coding sequence ATGTTAGACAAAATAATTGCGTTCAGCATAAAAAATAAATTCATCATTGCATTGATGACACTTGCACTCATTGTTTGGGGAGTGTGGAGTGCAAGCAAACTGCCAATAGATGCAGTTCCCGACATCACCAACAACCAAGTGCAAATCATTACGGTTTGCCCTACCCTTGCAGGACAAGAGGTTGAACAGTTGGTAACTTACCCAATTGAACAAAGCATTGCTAACCTTCCCGACTTGGAGGAATTGCGAAGCATTTCCCGTTTCGGACTTTCCGTAATTACTGTTGTGTTTGACGACAAAGTGAACATCTACTTTGCCCGACAACTCATAAACGAAAGGCTAAAAGAAGCCGAAAGTAAAATCCCGAAAGGTGTTGGCACACCTGAATTAGCACCCGTAAGCACAGGTTTGGGCGAAGTGTATCAATACATCATTCACCCAAGAAAGGGAAGCGAAAGCAAATACACCGCTATGGACTTGCGGACAATGCAAGACTGGATTGTAGCCAGACAGCTTTACGGAACGGCAGGAATTGCGGAAGTAAACAGCTTTGGCGGACAACTAAAACAATACGAAGTTGCCGTAAATCCCGACAGACTTATTGCAATGGGAATAACAATTCCCGAAATTTTTACCGCCTTAGAAAAGAACAACGAAAACACAGGCGGAGCATACATTGACAAAAAACCAAACGCCTATTTCATTCGTGGTGTGGGTTTAATTGGTTCGTTTGACGACATCAAAAACATTGTAGTAAAAACCAATCCAAACGGCATTCCTATTCTCATTAAAGATGTTGCCGAAGTTCATTTAGGTAGTGCCGTGCGTTATGGAGCTATGACTTACAATGGTGAAGTAGATGCAGTTGGTGGAGTTGTAATGATGCTGAAAGGTGCAAATAGTGCCGATGTGGTTAGCCGAATCAAAGATAAAATGGCAACCATTCAAAAATCATTGCCCAAAGATGTAGTAATAGAACCATACTTAGACAGAACAGATTTAGTAAATCGAGCCATCAGCACAGTCGAGAAAAACTTAATCGAAGGAGCATTAATAGTAATCTTCGTTTTAGTTCTGTTTCTTGGAAATCTTCGTGCAGGGCTAATTGTAGCTTCTGCCATTCCATTATCAATGCTTTTTGCATTGGGTTTAATGAATGTATTTGGCGTAAGTGCAAACCTTATGAGTTTGGGAGCAATTGACTTTGGTTTAATTGTGGACGGGGCTGTAATTATTGTAGAAGCCACCTTGCACCATTTGGGTTTGAGAAAAACTATCGGCAGACTAACTCAGCAGGAAATGGATGAAGAAGTTTTTCAGTCTGCGTCTAAAATCCGAAGCAGTGCAGCGTTTGGCGAAATCATTATTCTCATTGTTTACATTCCTATTCTTAGCCTGATTGGTATTGAGGGTAAAATGTTCCGCCCGATGGCTCAAACCGTTGGTTTTGCAATATTAGGAGCATTGATTTTATCGCTTACCTACATTCCAATGATGTGTGCAGCGTTTTTACCCAAAAACATTTCGCACAAAGAAACACTAAGTGACAGAATGATGAATTTCTTTCAACGTATTTATGCACCACTATTAGAAAAAGCCATCCGTTTCAAAAAAGTAATTGTAGGTGTAACCGTTGCGGTGTTTGTGGTTTCCGTATTTCTGTTTTCAAGAATGGGTGGCGAGTTTATCCCAACCTTACAGGAAGGCGATTTTGCTTTTCACTGCATTTTGCCGCAAGGCACATCACTTTCACAAAGTTTGGAAACCTCAATGCAAGCATCAAGACTAATCAAAGAATATGACGAGGTGAAAATGGTAGTAGGAAAAACAGGAGCAGCCGAAGTGCCCACCGACCCTATGCCACCCGAAGCCACGGATATGATGATAATTCTAAAACCGCAAAGCGAATGGAAACGGGATATTTCTTATGATAAATTGGCAGAAGAGTTTGAAGAAAAACTAAACACAATTCCTGGAGTATTTTTTGAAAAAAACCAACCCATTCAAATGCGGTTCAATGAACTAATGACAGGCATTCGCCAAGATGTAGCCGTTAAAATTTTTGGTGAAAATATGGACACCCTTTTGTCTTATGCCAATAAGGTAAACGCTGTTGTGCAAAGTGTGGATGGTGCAACCGAACCAAGTGTTGAACGAGTGGCAGGACTTCCACAAATCGTAATCAAATACAACCGTTCGCAAATTGCCAACTATGGTTTGAACATTGAGGACATTAACCACATTGTAAGCACAGCCTTCGCAGGAGGCGGAGCAGGTGTAGTTTATGAAAACGAACGCAAATTTGAATTGGTGGTTAGGCTCGACAGCACCCACCGCAACAACATTGACGATGTAAGTCATTTATATATCCCAACTTCTAACGGAACTCAAATTCCACTTTCACAAGTGGCAGAAATAAAAATGGAATTGGGACCAGCACAAATAAGCCGTGAGGATGGTAAGCGTAGAATTGTTGTAGGGTTTAACATTAAAGGCAGAGATGTAGAAAGTGTTGTAGAGGATATTCAAAAACAATTGAATGAAAAGGTGAAATTGCCCGAAGGATATTACTACACATACGGAGGAACTTTTGAAAATCTACAGGCGGCAAGCAAACGCCTGATGATTGCTTTACCTGTGGCTTTAGCACTCATTTTTATGTTGCTCTATTTCACATTCAGTTCAGTAAAACAAGCAGCCTTAATTTATACCGCAATCCCCATGAGTGCCATTGGTGGTGTATTTGCTTTGCTGATTCGTGATATGCCCTTCAGTATTTCGGCAGGCATTGGCTTTATTGCTTTGTTCGGTGTTGCTGTATTAAACGGCATTGTGTTAATTGGAACATTCAACCAATTGGAGAAAGACGGAATGACGGACATCTTAGACCGTATCAAAGAAGGAACCAAAATCCGTTTGCGACCCGTGCTGATGACCGCTACTGTTGCTTCTTTGGGATTTTTACCAATGGCACTTTCGCACGGTGCAGGAGCAGAAGTGCAAAAGCCTTTGGCAACTGTTGTAATAGGTGGTTTGCTTACAGCAACTTTTTTAACACTATTTGTTTTGCCTTTGTTGTATGCGATGTTTTCTAAAATCGGGAAGTCAAAAAGAATAATTTCCGCAACAGCAATTTTAGTTTTTGCTTTATTTTCTTTCAATGCTGCCAATGCTCAAACGTCAACTACAAAAACCATTTCCGTTGAGGATGCAATAAGCACCGCATTGAAAAATAATTTAGAAATTCAATCGCAACAACTCAATGTGCAATCGTCAACTACTTTGAAAAAATCGGTGTTTGAATTGCCAAAAACCAATGTCAATTTCCAGTTTGGGCAATACAATAGCATCAATCAGGACAAGTCATTTCAGGTTTCGCAAAGTATTCCGTTCCCGACCTATTTCACTGCAAAATCAAGTTTGTATAAAGCCGAACTGCAAAGTAGTGAGTTGCAACAGCAAGCCACCGCCAGCGAAATAAAAGCACAGGTAAATTACTGGTTTTATCAGTTGCAGTATTTGCAAACTACTAAAAGGCAACTACAATCTTTAGACAGTTTGTATAACGATTTTGTAAGTGCGGCAGCGTTACGATACAAAACAGGCGAAACTAATTTGTTGGAGAAAACCACAGCCGAAACCAAGCGGGGACAACTTTCGCAGTTGCTTAAACAAAACGAAACAGATTTTGCAACGGCTTACAATTCGTTGAAAACGCTGATGAATACAAGCGAAGATTTTACAATAATAGTAAATGAAAATTGGCAACCGCTTGTTTTAAGCAGTTCGTTTGACACTACGCTTATTGCCAATAATCCATCACTTAAAGTATTGTATCAACAAGCAGTAATTGCCGAGCAAAACAAAAAGTTAGAAACCGCATCTACATTGCCTGATTTTAATGTGGGTTATTTCAACCAGTCGTTAATCGGAGTGCAAAGCATTAACGGAGTAGATGTAAATTTTGACGGCAGCAAACGCTTTCAGGGTTTTAATGTGGGTTTAAGTATTCCGATTACGTTTTTCAGCAATGCTTCAAAAATAAAATCGCTTGACTACAAACAGCAAGCATTGCAAAAAGAAGCCGACAACGGGAAACTAATTTTACAAAACCAATTGCAAAATGCGTTTCAGCAATACAACCAAAATTTGTCGCAATACAATTATTACAAATCCACCGCTTTGCCAAATGCCGAAATAATTATCAGCACAGCAAAAGTGGGTTTCAAAAGTGGCGACATTGGTTATATTGAATACTTACAAGCCTTGCAAACCGCTACCGATGTGCAGTTAAATTATCTGCAATCGGTTAATCAAATCAATCAGTCCATTATCAATATCAATTTCTTAACTAACAACTAA
- a CDS encoding efflux RND transporter periplasmic adaptor subunit: MKNIIFIAAIATSIVFASCNSNKTETQGEETEHHDEHENTNTAMLTAEQMKSIKIELGSIEKKQLTASLKANGILKVPNQNRANATASLGGVIKSILVQTGNSVSKGQTIATISNNSFITMQEEFLSISSKADLAQLEFARQKELQQGNAGALKNLQSADAELKTLKARKASLQKQLELIGINTNSLTSENIQSVVNISSPINGTISNVLVNIGSYVDANNPIAEIVDNSQLHLDLYVYEKDLQKLKVGQTIHFTLTNNPGKEYDADVYAISNTFEQNTKAISVHAMVKGNKQGLIDGMSITALVSLENATVDAVPTNAIVNHEGQDYIFIVTDAHSEEEHHSETETAEHKHDEHGHEHSEKEEPEHNEEGTTFEKIPIRKGTTDVGYSEITLLKDIPANSKVVVNGAFFILAKMNNKGEAHEH; the protein is encoded by the coding sequence ATGAAAAATATAATATTTATAGCAGCCATTGCAACATCAATAGTATTTGCATCCTGCAACAGCAATAAAACGGAAACGCAAGGGGAAGAAACCGAGCATCACGATGAACACGAAAACACCAACACGGCAATGCTTACAGCCGAGCAAATGAAGTCCATAAAAATTGAATTGGGAAGCATAGAAAAAAAACAATTAACCGCTTCACTCAAAGCCAATGGAATTTTAAAAGTTCCTAATCAAAACCGTGCAAATGCAACAGCATCATTGGGGGGAGTGATTAAATCTATTTTGGTGCAAACAGGTAATTCGGTAAGTAAAGGACAAACCATTGCCACCATTTCAAACAATTCTTTCATCACAATGCAGGAAGAATTTTTAAGCATTTCATCAAAAGCAGACTTGGCACAATTGGAATTTGCCCGACAAAAAGAATTGCAACAAGGCAACGCAGGAGCATTGAAAAATTTGCAGTCAGCCGATGCAGAACTGAAAACATTAAAGGCTCGAAAAGCAAGTTTGCAAAAACAGTTAGAATTGATAGGAATAAATACTAATTCACTCACAAGCGAAAACATTCAATCCGTTGTAAATATTTCAAGTCCTATAAACGGCACAATAAGTAACGTATTGGTAAACATTGGCAGTTATGTTGATGCCAACAATCCAATTGCCGAAATAGTTGATAACAGCCAACTGCATCTGGATTTGTATGTGTATGAAAAAGATTTACAAAAACTTAAAGTTGGGCAAACCATACATTTTACACTAACCAATAATCCCGGCAAAGAATACGATGCCGATGTTTACGCCATTAGCAACACATTTGAGCAAAACACCAAAGCCATTTCGGTTCACGCCATGGTAAAAGGAAACAAGCAAGGATTGATTGACGGAATGAGCATTACTGCATTGGTAAGTCTGGAAAACGCCACAGTTGATGCAGTGCCTACTAACGCCATAGTGAACCATGAAGGGCAGGACTATATTTTTATTGTAACCGATGCTCACAGCGAAGAAGAACACCACAGTGAAACCGAAACAGCCGAACACAAACACGATGAACACGGACACGAGCACAGCGAAAAAGAAGAACCCGAACACAACGAAGAAGGAACAACCTTTGAAAAAATCCCCATCCGAAAAGGCACTACCGATGTGGGTTACAGCGAAATTACTTTGCTAAAAGATATTCCAGCAAACAGTAAAGTTGTTGTGAACGGTGCATTTTTTATTTTGGCTAAAATGAACAACAAAGGTGAAGCACACGAACATTAA
- a CDS encoding cation-translocating P-type ATPase, translating to MKLPINDKKFLFLLSAITIVVALEILSIIGIHIPMPYAPFFFAIFILGIGYNVLWNGVKAIIKLKFSSINLLMTIAVIGAFYLGEYPEAAVVIVLYVLGERLEDIGIENSKSALDELVSKAPKTAFVKTENANVAIDKIAVGTIIQVKAGEMIPLDGKIISGETMVDEAAITGEPIAKDKRIGDNLFAGTLNKNGFIEMETTKLSVDTTFSKIIRLTFEAQGNKSETQKFIQQFSKYYTPSIIAMAILVFVIPVFAMQLDFNHWLQQAITLLVIACPCALVISTPVAIYAAIGNASVKGALVKGGKYIEALASIKAIALDKTRTITFGNPIVSDIFPLNGTSREELLACTAGAEIFSEHPLAQAIVDASKKEGFEPHKTEGFKSIMGKGATAKCLVCEDETIYVGKLDFIQETQTIDNEALKIVEQLSAQGKTSVVVSFGNGVAGIIGLMDEIKPDSAAALKEIEAMNIEPVMLTGDSEKAANYVAQQVGIKKIFGNMLPENKAEKIKELLQQYKFVAMVGDGINDAPALAQSTVGIAMGAAGSDTAIETANIALMNDKLSLIPFLIRLSQKTLRRIKFNTIGAIAVKLIFITLAFIGYSNLVFAIAADVGVTLIVILTSLNLMKFENKIVSGH from the coding sequence ATGAAGTTACCAATCAACGATAAAAAATTCCTTTTTCTTCTTTCAGCAATCACAATAGTAGTTGCGTTAGAAATTCTTTCTATCATCGGCATACACATACCAATGCCTTATGCACCTTTTTTTTTCGCCATTTTTATTTTAGGAATTGGCTACAATGTTTTATGGAACGGAGTAAAAGCAATCATCAAACTCAAATTCAGCAGCATCAATTTACTAATGACTATTGCCGTTATCGGAGCATTTTATTTGGGCGAATATCCAGAAGCAGCAGTTGTAATAGTGCTTTATGTTTTAGGCGAACGATTAGAAGATATAGGAATTGAAAATTCAAAATCTGCATTAGATGAATTAGTAAGCAAAGCACCCAAGACCGCTTTTGTAAAAACTGAAAATGCAAATGTGGCTATTGATAAAATTGCAGTCGGCACAATCATTCAAGTCAAAGCAGGTGAAATGATACCGCTTGACGGCAAAATTATTTCAGGCGAAACAATGGTTGATGAAGCTGCCATCACAGGCGAACCAATTGCTAAAGACAAACGCATAGGCGATAATTTATTTGCAGGAACGCTAAACAAAAATGGTTTCATAGAAATGGAAACAACCAAACTTTCTGTTGATACAACTTTCTCAAAAATCATTCGCCTAACATTTGAAGCACAAGGCAACAAAAGTGAAACTCAAAAATTCATTCAGCAATTTTCAAAGTATTACACACCGTCCATTATTGCAATGGCAATTTTAGTTTTTGTAATTCCCGTATTTGCAATGCAATTAGATTTTAACCATTGGTTACAACAGGCAATTACACTTTTAGTTATTGCTTGTCCTTGTGCATTAGTCATCTCTACACCCGTTGCAATTTATGCAGCCATAGGCAACGCATCAGTAAAAGGAGCATTAGTTAAAGGTGGAAAATATATTGAAGCATTGGCATCAATAAAAGCAATTGCATTAGACAAAACACGAACCATCACTTTTGGAAATCCAATCGTGTCGGATATTTTCCCATTGAACGGAACAAGCCGTGAAGAACTATTGGCTTGCACCGCAGGAGCAGAAATATTTTCCGAACACCCATTGGCACAAGCCATAGTTGATGCAAGCAAGAAGGAAGGTTTTGAACCACACAAAACCGAAGGTTTCAAAAGCATTATGGGCAAAGGGGCAACTGCAAAATGTTTGGTGTGTGAGGACGAAACAATTTATGTAGGCAAATTAGATTTTATACAAGAAACTCAAACCATAGACAATGAAGCACTAAAAATTGTAGAGCAACTTTCAGCCCAAGGCAAAACTAGTGTAGTAGTAAGTTTTGGCAATGGAGTTGCAGGAATTATTGGATTGATGGACGAAATAAAACCCGACAGTGCAGCAGCGTTAAAAGAAATAGAAGCTATGAACATAGAACCTGTAATGCTTACAGGCGACAGCGAAAAAGCAGCAAACTATGTAGCACAGCAAGTAGGCATCAAAAAAATATTCGGCAATATGCTACCCGAAAACAAAGCCGAAAAAATCAAAGAACTATTGCAGCAATATAAATTTGTAGCAATGGTAGGCGATGGCATAAACGATGCACCAGCCCTTGCACAAAGCACCGTAGGCATAGCAATGGGAGCAGCAGGAAGCGACACCGCCATAGAAACCGCAAACATTGCATTAATGAACGATAAACTTTCACTCATTCCGTTTCTCATTCGGTTAAGTCAAAAAACTTTACGCAGAATAAAATTCAACACCATTGGAGCAATAGCAGTTAAACTCATTTTCATAACGCTTGCCTTTATTGGTTACAGCAATTTGGTTTTCGCTATTGCAGCAGACGTTGGAGTAACACTTATAGTAATTTTGACAAGTTTGAATTTGATGAAGTTTGAAAATAAAATTGTAAGCGGACATTGA